A part of Sulfurimonas sp. HSL-1716 genomic DNA contains:
- a CDS encoding shikimate dehydrogenase, whose product MSKLYAIFGDPVSHSRSPLMHNFLFKTLHVDSCYTRVHLHDGSKLRETFLKLGLSGANITVPHKEAAFNACDEIRGFAKSVGVVNTIINENGRLIGYNTDADGFMEAIKPFGEIKRVLILGAGGTAKALANRFIQDDSHVSVLNRGEERLSYFKELGLTCMNWDNFICDNYDLVVNTTSAGLKDDAYPAPKQITDEILSHSAYAADAVYGKLTPFLKLAKDKGIPCKDGTDMLLYQGVLANHLFCDKKYDLKTTAGIMQKSFSL is encoded by the coding sequence ATGTCAAAACTTTATGCCATCTTCGGAGACCCCGTGTCCCACTCGCGCTCTCCGCTTATGCACAACTTCCTTTTTAAGACTCTGCATGTAGACTCTTGCTATACCAGAGTGCATCTTCATGACGGTTCAAAACTAAGAGAAACATTTTTAAAGCTCGGCCTCAGCGGCGCGAACATCACCGTACCTCACAAAGAAGCGGCATTTAACGCATGTGATGAGATCCGGGGTTTTGCAAAGAGCGTCGGCGTTGTCAATACCATCATCAATGAAAACGGCAGACTCATCGGTTACAATACCGATGCAGACGGTTTTATGGAAGCTATAAAACCCTTTGGAGAGATAAAAAGGGTATTAATACTTGGAGCCGGAGGAACGGCTAAAGCTCTGGCAAACCGCTTTATTCAAGACGACTCACACGTAAGCGTATTAAACAGAGGTGAAGAGAGACTCTCTTACTTTAAGGAACTCGGTCTGACATGTATGAACTGGGATAATTTTATATGCGACAATTACGACCTTGTCGTAAACACTACGAGCGCAGGTCTGAAAGATGACGCCTACCCTGCACCTAAACAGATAACAGACGAGATACTTTCTCATTCTGCATACGCAGCAGATGCCGTCTACGGAAAGCTCACTCCTTTTTTAAAGCTTGCCAAAGACAAGGGCATACCATGCAAAGACGGAACAGATATGCTTTTATATCAGGGAGTCCTTGCAAACCACCTTTTTTGCGATAAAAAATATGATCTGAAAACTACCGCGGGGATAATGCAAAAGAGCTTCAGCCTTTAA
- the sulP gene encoding sulfate permease has protein sequence MKNFFEIFSPKSLIVLQEGYKRSYFMPDLVAGITVGVVALPLAMAFAIASGLGPEKGLYTAIVAGILISLLGGSRFQIGGPTGAFVVIIYDIVMRHGYEGLAVATLMAGLLLIVMGLLRFGAIIKYIPYPVITGFTSGIALIIFTSQINDFLGLKIHSLPSDFLLKWETYFKYIDHINPYNLALAFVSIVIILTVKRYFPRIPGPIIAVIFGAVAVSVFHLPVDTIQSRFGDIPRTLPSPSLPVFDFALIKSLIPDALTIALLAAIESLLSAVVADGMTGRTHKSDTELIAQGAANIGSIFFGGIPATGAIARTATNIKSGAKTPLAGIVHGIVIALFMFLFAEWIIKVPMAVMAAILVIIAWNMSEIHHFKHILQGPKSDAMVLVTTFVLTVLVDLTVAVQVGVVLASLLFIKRVIEVTQVQSSRFKLSGFETDKEENLDDPDMLTKKNIPEYTEIYEIDGPFFFGVADSLKRVLETLGYTPKVFILRMRKVPVVDATGMHALEEFYLRCKKQNTRFILSGVNPNLESMLKKFGFYAMIGEENVFDHIDKAINAAEEEILKPI, from the coding sequence ATGAAAAACTTTTTTGAAATATTCTCTCCAAAATCACTTATCGTCTTGCAAGAGGGATATAAACGCTCCTACTTTATGCCCGACCTGGTCGCAGGGATCACCGTCGGCGTCGTCGCTCTTCCGCTTGCCATGGCATTTGCAATCGCCAGCGGACTCGGACCTGAAAAAGGGCTCTATACCGCCATAGTTGCCGGCATACTCATCTCGCTTCTTGGCGGAAGCCGTTTTCAGATCGGAGGGCCGACGGGAGCTTTTGTAGTCATCATCTACGACATCGTGATGCGTCACGGATATGAGGGGCTGGCGGTCGCGACATTGATGGCAGGCCTGCTTCTCATCGTTATGGGTCTGCTTCGTTTTGGCGCAATCATCAAATATATCCCCTATCCCGTCATTACCGGATTTACAAGCGGGATAGCTCTTATCATCTTCACATCGCAGATAAATGATTTTTTAGGTTTGAAGATACATTCGCTGCCTTCGGATTTTCTTCTAAAGTGGGAGACCTATTTTAAATATATAGATCATATAAACCCTTACAACCTCGCACTTGCTTTTGTCTCTATAGTCATTATCCTGACGGTCAAACGATACTTTCCGAGGATACCGGGTCCGATAATAGCCGTCATCTTCGGCGCCGTTGCGGTATCTGTGTTTCATCTGCCCGTAGATACGATCCAGTCGCGCTTTGGCGATATTCCGCGTACGCTTCCTTCTCCGTCACTGCCCGTATTTGATTTTGCTCTTATAAAATCTCTCATTCCCGATGCTTTGACCATTGCCCTGCTTGCAGCGATCGAATCACTGCTCAGTGCAGTGGTTGCCGACGGTATGACGGGACGTACTCATAAGTCCGATACGGAGCTTATAGCGCAAGGTGCGGCGAACATCGGCTCAATCTTTTTCGGGGGTATCCCTGCGACCGGTGCGATCGCCAGAACCGCCACCAATATAAAATCCGGTGCCAAAACACCGCTTGCCGGAATCGTCCACGGCATAGTCATCGCTTTGTTTATGTTCTTGTTCGCCGAATGGATCATAAAAGTGCCGATGGCCGTTATGGCGGCGATACTCGTTATCATCGCCTGGAATATGAGCGAAATACATCATTTTAAACATATACTTCAAGGGCCAAAGAGCGATGCGATGGTTCTTGTGACGACATTCGTGCTAACGGTTTTGGTGGACCTGACCGTTGCCGTTCAGGTTGGCGTCGTGCTTGCATCGCTGCTTTTTATCAAACGTGTGATCGAAGTAACGCAGGTACAAAGCAGCAGATTCAAATTAAGCGGTTTTGAAACCGACAAAGAGGAAAATCTTGACGATCCCGATATGCTTACAAAAAAGAATATCCCCGAATATACCGAAATATATGAGATAGACGGACCGTTTTTCTTTGGTGTCGCGGACAGCTTGAAAAGGGTTTTGGAAACACTCGGCTATACGCCAAAAGTTTTCATTCTCAGAATGCGCAAAGTTCCCGTAGTAGACGCTACGGGGATGCATGCTCTTGAAGAGTTCTATCTGCGCTGTAAAAAACAAAATACGAGATTTATCCTCTCGGGAGTAAATCCAAATCTGGAAAGTATGTTAAAAAAATTCGGCTTTTACGCGATGATAGGCGAAGAGAATGTTTTTGATCATATAGACAAAGCCATCAATGCAGCAGAAGAGGAGATCTTAAAGCCTATTTAA
- a CDS encoding cache domain-containing protein — MKNLLDFLSEKNLVSLIAYGPFIFIPFVITMISMFLLHLTELQYQDSLKDMETVYVEAQKNKTISKVDIASKLLQYNESVTTDILKEKLKNRVNTAYSIAKNIYDQNIKSHTKKEVQKIIIDSLRPLLWNNGESYIFIVDFNGISRLSPSYLRHFEGKSILDLQDAHKRYVVKEEIALAKEKNEGYLWDTFTRPNDDLHKQYKQLAYVKRFNHFNWYLGTAEYLDTTMAQMHEHSLNTLRNMFLNHSKYFFVIDKYGNNIMNGQDLFPKNTNILSLKDTDGKEFVKELIKSSDSKESYFVSYKLKNPLTGKVEEKFSYVKKVLGTDWIVGSGFYYNFFNDRLQKKAASLQEMYKKQYLRILFFSFVLIVLSLFVSYLISVSLKKRLTEYSKEIKEKNNELTNLNISLEKIVDERTQELHKAYHDMKEIAVKDALTKIYNRYFFNDALQKEINRSNRYDLSFSLCMFDIDNFKEVNDTYGHDVGDVVLKTVTEIVRKYLRSSDIFARYGGEEFMIILPKTVQETSSLIVERIRKSISEHIFEEVGHLTVSIGLVTYRKDETKEAFIKRADLALYNAKENGKNRIITDE, encoded by the coding sequence ATGAAGAATTTGCTTGATTTTTTGAGTGAAAAAAATTTAGTCTCTTTAATCGCGTACGGTCCGTTTATCTTCATACCCTTCGTCATAACGATGATTTCGATGTTTTTGCTGCATTTGACCGAGCTTCAGTATCAAGATTCTCTCAAAGATATGGAAACAGTATATGTCGAAGCGCAAAAAAACAAGACCATCTCAAAAGTCGATATCGCTTCCAAGCTGCTTCAATATAATGAATCTGTTACGACGGACATACTAAAAGAGAAACTCAAAAACAGAGTCAACACGGCGTATTCCATAGCTAAAAATATCTATGACCAAAATATCAAGAGCCATACCAAAAAAGAGGTCCAAAAGATAATTATCGATTCGCTCAGACCTCTTCTTTGGAACAATGGCGAAAGTTATATCTTTATCGTCGACTTTAACGGTATCTCGCGGCTTTCTCCATCATATCTGAGGCATTTTGAAGGAAAAAGTATCCTTGATCTGCAGGACGCACATAAAAGATATGTCGTGAAAGAAGAGATAGCGCTGGCAAAGGAAAAAAACGAAGGATATCTTTGGGATACTTTTACACGTCCGAACGACGATCTCCATAAACAGTACAAACAGCTTGCATATGTCAAGCGATTTAACCATTTTAACTGGTATTTGGGTACGGCGGAGTATTTGGATACGACAATGGCGCAGATGCATGAGCACTCTTTAAACACTTTAAGAAATATGTTTTTAAATCACAGCAAATATTTTTTCGTCATCGACAAATACGGCAACAACATAATGAACGGGCAGGACCTTTTTCCAAAAAACACCAATATACTCTCTTTAAAAGATACGGATGGAAAAGAGTTTGTCAAAGAGCTGATAAAAAGTTCCGATTCGAAAGAATCCTATTTCGTATCGTATAAATTAAAAAATCCGCTTACGGGCAAGGTAGAAGAAAAATTCTCGTATGTCAAGAAGGTTTTGGGAACCGATTGGATAGTCGGAAGCGGATTTTACTATAACTTTTTTAACGACCGTCTGCAAAAAAAAGCGGCATCTCTTCAAGAGATGTATAAAAAGCAGTATCTTAGAATCCTGTTCTTCTCTTTTGTATTGATTGTTTTGTCGCTGTTTGTCTCCTATCTTATATCCGTTTCACTGAAAAAAAGGCTGACGGAGTACTCCAAAGAGATCAAGGAAAAGAACAATGAGCTGACGAACCTCAATATATCTTTGGAAAAGATAGTAGACGAAAGAACGCAAGAGCTGCATAAAGCCTACCATGATATGAAAGAGATCGCCGTCAAGGATGCTCTGACCAAGATATATAACAGATACTTTTTTAACGATGCCCTGCAAAAGGAGATCAACAGGTCCAACAGATATGACCTTTCGTTCTCATTATGTATGTTTGATATCGATAATTTCAAAGAGGTAAACGATACATACGGGCATGATGTCGGAGATGTCGTATTGAAAACCGTTACGGAGATAGTACGCAAATATCTTCGCAGCAGCGATATATTTGCAAGATACGGAGGAGAGGAATTTATGATAATCCTGCCTAAAACGGTGCAGGAAACCTCTTCTTTGATCGTCGAAAGAATAAGAAAAAGCATCTCGGAGCATATATTCGAGGAGGTAGGTCATCTCACCGTCAGCATCGGTCTGGTCACTTACAGAAAAGATGAAACAAAAGAGGCATTTATAAAAAGAGCCGATCTGGCACTGTACAATGCCAAAGAAAACGGCAAAAACAGAATTATTACCGATGAATAG
- the recR gene encoding recombination mediator RecR — protein sequence MKRSLEKFNRLVECLEELPTIGKKSAVRLAYHMVMKESFNAIKLAHAIENAVGSLKKCISCGGMSEDELCAICSDTSRDIEVLCIVENAKDILTFEENGLFEGRYFVLDSLEHLDVSHLQDIVSSGVSEVIFALTPSIQNDAVILYIEDKLREYNVRFTKIAQGVPTGVSLENIDILSLTRALQDRVKV from the coding sequence ATGAAAAGATCACTGGAAAAATTCAACCGTCTTGTCGAATGCTTGGAAGAACTCCCTACGATAGGTAAAAAGTCAGCCGTCAGGCTTGCATACCATATGGTGATGAAAGAGAGTTTTAACGCTATAAAACTGGCACATGCCATAGAAAATGCGGTCGGAAGCCTCAAAAAATGCATCTCCTGCGGCGGGATGAGCGAGGACGAACTTTGTGCGATCTGCAGCGATACTTCAAGAGATATCGAAGTGCTGTGCATCGTCGAAAACGCCAAAGATATACTGACTTTTGAAGAGAACGGGCTTTTTGAAGGAAGATATTTTGTACTCGATTCTTTGGAACATCTGGATGTTTCTCATCTTCAAGACATCGTCTCAAGCGGGGTAAGCGAAGTGATATTCGCACTTACTCCTTCGATCCAAAACGATGCCGTGATCCTTTACATAGAGGACAAACTGCGTGAGTATAATGTCAGATTCACAAAAATTGCTCAAGGGGTACCCACAGGAGTCAGTCTTGAAAATATCGATATCCTTTCTCTTACAAGGGCATTGCAAGACAGAGTAAAAGTATAA
- a CDS encoding MltA domain-containing protein, whose protein sequence is MRFFLPFIMIVFFAGCSNKLTVPAMPDTTLQKADISDLQGFEDENFDEVVEGFLQNCKTKKTQEMYGVLCQEALHVDDKKEFVEENFELYQIVGKEGDTGMLTGYYEPELHGSLSRHDKYIYPLYEKPQDMYDIDFSTLYPELKKYNLKGRIEGNKIVPYYTRAQQKDINASAICYVDNKIDAFFLEIQGSGRVKLDNNDTIYIGYGGNNGQKYTSVGKYMISNGIIDRKDMSLKNIKKWAAENPKKVDDVLNHNPRVVYFKKKVMTEVRGSLGIPLTPMRSAAVDSKYIPLGSMLYIDAKDMYHNIDRIVFAQDRGAAIKSAIRADLFTGFGDEALDIAGNLKAKLKMWIFLPKVNVR, encoded by the coding sequence ATGCGGTTTTTTTTACCTTTTATTATGATCGTTTTTTTTGCGGGATGCTCCAATAAGCTCACTGTACCGGCGATGCCGGATACTACGTTGCAAAAAGCAGATATTTCCGATCTGCAGGGATTTGAAGATGAGAACTTCGATGAGGTCGTAGAGGGATTCTTGCAAAACTGCAAAACTAAAAAAACGCAGGAAATGTACGGCGTGCTCTGTCAGGAAGCTTTGCATGTAGACGACAAAAAAGAGTTCGTAGAAGAGAACTTCGAACTTTACCAAATAGTCGGCAAAGAGGGCGATACGGGGATGTTGACCGGGTATTACGAACCGGAGCTTCACGGTTCTCTCAGCAGGCATGACAAGTATATCTATCCACTTTACGAAAAACCGCAAGATATGTACGATATCGATTTCAGCACTCTTTACCCAGAACTTAAAAAATATAACCTCAAAGGCAGGATCGAAGGAAATAAAATAGTCCCGTACTATACAAGAGCCCAGCAAAAAGACATAAACGCTTCTGCCATCTGTTATGTTGACAATAAAATAGACGCTTTCTTTTTGGAGATACAGGGTTCAGGTCGTGTCAAACTCGACAACAATGACACCATATATATCGGATACGGCGGAAATAACGGACAAAAATACACCTCTGTCGGAAAATATATGATCTCAAACGGCATTATCGATAGGAAAGACATGTCCCTTAAGAACATAAAAAAATGGGCAGCGGAAAACCCGAAAAAGGTCGATGATGTCTTAAACCATAATCCAAGGGTCGTGTACTTTAAAAAGAAGGTCATGACAGAAGTAAGAGGTTCTTTGGGCATCCCTTTGACGCCGATGCGCTCCGCTGCGGTAGACAGCAAATATATACCGCTTGGAAGCATGCTTTATATCGATGCAAAAGATATGTATCATAATATAGACCGGATCGTATTTGCTCAAGACAGAGGAGCTGCCATAAAATCCGCTATAAGAGCCGATCTGTTTACGGGTTTTGGCGACGAGGCTCTCGATATCGCCGGAAATCTCAAAGCAAAACTGAAAATGTGGATATTCTTGCCTAAAGTGAATGTCAGATGA
- the uvrA gene encoding excinuclease ABC subunit UvrA: MIKIFGARENNLKDISLEIPKNKLVVCTGLSGSGKSTLAFDTLYAEGQRRYIESLSSYARQFLDRIGKPDIDKIEGLTPAIAIDQKTTSKNPRSTVGTITEIYDYLRLLYARVGVQHCHKCGKKITHMSAEDIINEVLKLPKGAKVVMLAPLAREKKGSFNEMIESLVQKGYVRAMIDGVMTRLDEEIELSKTKKHTIKVVIDRLVISEENKDRIAQDVEKALKQSYGELEVDILNHEELGIKESSIHYSEHNACFDCKISFDELEPLSFSFNSPKGACPECDGLGVRYALDHDKIIDQDLSIETGAIKIVYGFNKGYYFTFLKGFCEANGIDIKIPFSELEEYQKKAILHGGVDEVTFLWKNHPVKRVWPGIIKIAYDMFKDEKELADYMSEKVCNVCSSYRLKQESLAVKVSDLGIASILDMPIAKSYEWFKSDKNFSHLNAQAKMIAAPILGEIRERLYFLYDVGLGYITLGRDARTISGGEAQRIRIASQIGSGLTGVMYVLDEPSIGLHERDTLKLIRTLRSLQEKGNSVIVVEHDKETIEQADYIVDIGPGAGKFGGEVVFAGTFDELKKAKTLTADYIVGRKKIEYFYRRPQEKFIEIKNVTLNNINDLSAKIPLNNFTCITGVSGSGKSSLILQTLLPTAREILNHARKVKKVAGVEIDGLEHVDKVIYLDQSPIGRTPRSNPATYTGVMDEIRALFAKTKEANIRGYSSSRFSFNVKGGRCEKCQGEGEIKIEMHFLPDIMVKCDACKGTRYNAQTLEVHYKGKSISDVLKMSVSEALEFFEAIPKIKIKIQTLFDVGLGYITLGQNATTLSGGEAQRIKLSKELSRKDTGKTLYILDEPTTGLHFDDVNRLTKVLHNFVELGNSVLVIEHNLDMVKNADYIIDMGPEGGSGGGDIIAVGTPEELARDYKKTGSYTGEYLKKELDRE; encoded by the coding sequence ATGATAAAAATTTTTGGTGCACGTGAAAACAATTTAAAAGATATCTCTTTAGAGATACCCAAAAACAAGCTGGTCGTTTGTACGGGTCTCAGCGGAAGCGGTAAGTCTACACTGGCGTTTGACACGTTATATGCAGAGGGACAGCGCCGATATATAGAGTCTCTCTCCTCTTACGCAAGACAGTTTTTGGATCGTATAGGAAAACCGGATATCGATAAGATAGAAGGGCTGACTCCCGCGATCGCCATAGACCAGAAGACAACCTCTAAAAATCCCCGATCGACAGTAGGAACCATCACCGAGATCTATGACTATCTACGCCTTTTATATGCGCGCGTGGGCGTGCAGCACTGTCACAAATGCGGAAAAAAGATCACTCATATGAGTGCCGAAGATATTATAAACGAAGTCTTAAAACTTCCCAAAGGCGCGAAAGTCGTCATGCTTGCACCTCTTGCCCGCGAGAAAAAAGGTTCGTTTAACGAGATGATAGAGTCGCTGGTACAAAAAGGATATGTCAGAGCGATGATAGACGGCGTCATGACAAGGCTTGATGAAGAGATAGAGCTGAGCAAGACAAAAAAACATACTATCAAAGTGGTCATAGACCGTTTGGTAATAAGCGAAGAGAACAAAGACCGTATAGCCCAGGATGTAGAAAAAGCGCTAAAGCAGAGTTACGGCGAGCTTGAGGTCGATATCTTGAACCATGAGGAGCTGGGGATCAAAGAATCGAGCATCCATTACAGCGAACATAATGCATGCTTTGACTGTAAGATAAGTTTTGACGAGCTCGAACCTTTATCTTTCTCGTTCAATTCTCCAAAGGGAGCATGTCCGGAATGTGACGGTCTTGGAGTGCGTTATGCATTGGATCATGACAAGATAATAGACCAGGATCTCTCTATCGAAACGGGTGCGATCAAGATAGTTTACGGGTTTAACAAAGGGTACTATTTTACTTTTTTAAAAGGTTTCTGCGAAGCGAACGGTATCGATATAAAGATCCCATTTTCGGAGCTGGAGGAGTACCAGAAAAAAGCGATACTTCACGGCGGTGTAGACGAGGTCACCTTTCTTTGGAAGAATCATCCTGTCAAACGTGTATGGCCGGGCATCATCAAGATAGCGTACGATATGTTCAAAGATGAGAAAGAGCTGGCTGATTATATGAGTGAAAAGGTGTGTAATGTCTGCAGCTCATATCGATTGAAGCAGGAGAGTCTGGCGGTAAAGGTATCGGATCTTGGGATAGCATCGATCCTTGATATGCCTATTGCTAAAAGTTACGAATGGTTTAAATCTGACAAGAACTTTTCTCACCTGAACGCTCAGGCAAAGATGATAGCAGCACCGATCCTCGGCGAGATCAGAGAGCGTCTTTATTTCTTATATGACGTGGGTCTTGGTTATATAACTCTCGGGCGCGATGCAAGGACTATAAGCGGAGGAGAAGCGCAGCGTATACGTATCGCCTCGCAGATAGGCAGCGGGCTTACGGGGGTCATGTACGTTCTTGACGAACCGAGCATCGGTCTTCATGAGAGGGATACCCTAAAGCTCATCCGCACACTCCGTTCGCTTCAAGAGAAGGGCAACAGCGTGATCGTCGTCGAACATGACAAAGAGACGATAGAGCAGGCAGATTATATAGTCGATATAGGTCCGGGTGCGGGAAAATTCGGCGGAGAAGTCGTTTTTGCAGGAACGTTCGATGAACTGAAAAAAGCCAAGACTCTTACAGCCGATTACATTGTCGGGCGCAAAAAGATAGAGTATTTTTACAGACGTCCGCAAGAAAAATTCATCGAGATAAAGAACGTAACGCTCAACAATATCAACGACCTGAGTGCCAAGATTCCTCTGAACAACTTTACCTGTATAACGGGAGTGAGCGGAAGCGGCAAAAGCTCGCTTATCCTTCAGACGCTTCTGCCTACTGCAAGAGAGATACTCAACCATGCCAGAAAAGTAAAAAAAGTTGCTGGTGTGGAGATAGACGGCTTGGAGCATGTGGACAAAGTCATCTACCTCGATCAAAGTCCGATAGGCAGAACTCCGAGATCCAATCCTGCGACATATACGGGAGTCATGGACGAGATACGTGCGCTTTTTGCAAAGACGAAAGAGGCGAATATACGCGGATATAGCTCCTCAAGGTTTAGTTTTAACGTCAAAGGCGGACGCTGTGAGAAATGTCAGGGCGAGGGTGAAATAAAGATAGAGATGCATTTCCTGCCCGACATCATGGTCAAGTGCGACGCGTGTAAAGGCACAAGGTACAATGCACAGACTTTAGAGGTGCATTACAAAGGCAAAAGCATCTCCGATGTCTTAAAGATGAGCGTGAGCGAAGCTTTGGAATTTTTTGAAGCGATCCCCAAGATCAAGATCAAGATACAAACGCTTTTTGACGTGGGTCTTGGGTACATCACTCTGGGACAGAACGCAACGACGCTCTCAGGCGGTGAAGCGCAGCGTATCAAGCTCTCTAAAGAGTTAAGCCGCAAAGACACAGGAAAGACTCTGTATATCCTTGACGAACCTACGACGGGGCTTCATTTTGACGATGTGAACCGTCTGACAAAAGTCTTGCATAACTTTGTGGAACTCGGAAATAGCGTGCTTGTGATCGAACATAATCTCGATATGGTCAAAAATGCCGATTATATCATAGACATGGGGCCAGAAGGCGGAAGCGGCGGTGGAGATATTATCGCCGTGGGAACACCAGAAGAGCTTGCACGAGATTATAAGAAAACGGGAAGCTATACGGGAGAGTATCTTAAAAAAGAGTTGGACAGAGAGTGA
- a CDS encoding sulfite exporter TauE/SafE family protein, translating into MFELGLLGTFVGLLSGFFGIGGGTILVPLLLFHGFDMKTSIGISVVQMVFSSVYGSYLNLKKGTLDVKMVFTIGAGGFIGALFSGMIVSNVSAIVLQSVFLGFTVFALLRLFFKVKEHKGHKTLNPAILFVIGFFLGMFSVSIGVGGSLLLVPILVGFLHVKLKNATSAGLFFVVFSSISGFISQSLHEVIDFHSGLIIGAASLVGVHFGVMLKHTASESLQRRLLILFYVGVVSYLTYRTFFK; encoded by the coding sequence ATGTTTGAACTTGGTCTGCTTGGTACTTTCGTCGGACTGCTGTCCGGTTTTTTTGGAATAGGGGGCGGGACTATCCTTGTCCCGCTGCTTCTGTTTCATGGATTCGATATGAAGACTTCTATCGGAATATCCGTCGTTCAAATGGTTTTCAGCTCCGTATACGGCAGCTATTTGAACCTGAAAAAAGGTACTTTGGACGTAAAAATGGTCTTCACCATAGGTGCAGGAGGTTTCATAGGAGCGCTTTTCAGCGGGATGATAGTCTCAAATGTGAGCGCTATCGTTTTACAAAGCGTCTTTTTGGGTTTTACGGTTTTTGCGCTTTTAAGACTTTTCTTTAAGGTCAAAGAACATAAAGGCCATAAAACCCTCAACCCCGCTATCTTGTTTGTAATAGGATTCTTTTTGGGTATGTTCAGCGTATCCATCGGAGTAGGCGGTTCACTTTTACTCGTTCCGATCTTGGTCGGTTTTTTGCATGTGAAGCTGAAAAATGCGACGTCCGCAGGGTTGTTTTTTGTGGTTTTTTCTTCGATCTCAGGATTCATATCGCAAAGCCTGCACGAAGTCATAGACTTTCACAGCGGACTCATCATAGGGGCTGCGTCGCTTGTCGGTGTACATTTTGGCGTAATGCTGAAACATACGGCAAGCGAATCCCTGCAAAGAAGGCTGCTTATACTGTTTTACGTGGGCGTAGTCAGCTATTTGACGTATAGAACATTTTTTAAATAG
- a CDS encoding chemotaxis protein CheX: MLSTITKAATNFCEHQIRKPYSLTNEIPKMRMFIASINIMENSNTHKVYVAAPKELLEMLCGIFLFEEECDEETLKDMLMETANMIVGSAKVIAQENGMKAFDIRTPVFLDIKEFNYPYDAEININIDNTNIIVAIKENNAA, from the coding sequence ATGTTATCTACCATCACTAAAGCCGCTACCAACTTTTGTGAACATCAGATCAGAAAACCCTACTCATTGACCAACGAGATACCGAAAATGAGAATGTTTATTGCTTCTATAAACATAATGGAGAACAGCAATACGCATAAAGTATACGTAGCCGCGCCAAAAGAGCTGCTTGAGATGCTGTGCGGAATCTTCCTTTTTGAAGAAGAGTGTGACGAAGAAACGCTCAAAGACATGCTGATGGAAACGGCAAATATGATAGTAGGAAGCGCAAAAGTGATAGCACAGGAAAACGGAATGAAAGCATTTGATATAAGAACTCCGGTATTTTTGGATATAAAAGAGTTCAATTACCCGTATGATGCGGAAATCAATATCAATATAGACAACACTAATATAATAGTAGCGATCAAGGAAAACAATGCCGCATAA
- the fliN gene encoding flagellar motor switch protein FliN, whose translation MPHNNENEFDSQKELSWMNYEGLLDMEVEFVADLGETELSIGDILKLEKGSVIDLKKPAGESVESYVNGRILGKGEVMVYEKNLAIRINEILSSSAVLYHLSKERL comes from the coding sequence ATGCCGCATAACAATGAAAACGAATTCGACTCACAAAAAGAGCTCTCATGGATGAACTATGAAGGCCTGCTTGATATGGAAGTCGAGTTTGTTGCAGACCTGGGAGAAACGGAGCTCAGCATCGGCGATATACTGAAACTGGAAAAAGGCTCTGTGATCGATCTCAAAAAACCTGCAGGAGAGAGTGTGGAGTCTTATGTGAACGGACGCATCTTGGGAAAAGGAGAGGTAATGGTCTATGAAAAGAATCTTGCTATCCGTATAAACGAAATCTTGAGTTCCAGTGCCGTCTTATACCATCTATCAAAGGAAAGATTATGA